GGACGTCCACACCAACTCAAACTGGCTAAGCGCGGGACAACCTCAACCTGAGAGCCTCCAAGCGCCCTTGCAACCCGTCGGACCTCAAACGTCCCTCAACCCTCAGATGGGTAGTTACACTCCTGATTTTACGTCTCTAAACCCAGCGCCATATTCTTCCGTAGGCTTGAGCTCGTCCTCGCACCTGCTCCAGTCCTCACAGCACATGCTCCCGCAGGACATGTACAAACCCAAACCCGTCCCATCTTCTGGAATCCTGGACAATTCCTTGGGACTCAAACCGGTTCGGGGATCTCCCGGATACACCGGCGGATCTACCACCGGAAGGTCTTCTTGCGATTGCCCGAACTGCCAAGAGTTGGAGAGGCTTGGTGCCTCGGCCGCATCCCTGCGCAAGAAACCCGTCCACAGCTGCCACATTCCCGGCTGTGGGAAGGTCTACGGCAAGGCCTCGCACCTCAAAGCCCACCTGCGTTGGCACACGGGCGAACGACCGTTCGTCTGCAACTGGCTCTTCTGCGGGAAGCGGTTCACTCGCTCCGACGAGCTGGAGCGTCACGTCCGCACCCACACTCGCGAAAAGAAGTTCACTTGTCTCCTGTGCAACAAGCGCTTCACTCGAAGCGACCACCTCAGCAAACATCAGAAGACCCACGCGGAAGCCAGCCTTCAAGGGAAAGCTCCAGAAGAGGAGACCGAGCCCAGAGGAACCGAGGAACCGACGGATTCCGGTAAAGTGGCTCCTCAGGGGCCCGCGGGAGGCATGCAGGACCCAACAGCTGTcggagaagaaaaaaacagcacgGGGAACGGTGTGGACAGCAGTAGTGGGCTGCTAGAGATATAAAAGCATTGTGAGAGGAATCGGATTAAGACTCTGACAAGCGGAGCTACTGTTGCATTGGTGCTAAGCTGCATACAAACTGATAtcctatgcaaaaaaaataagtttttattatgCAATCTGTTTTTAGGATCTAGTTGAATGTGCTCCACCGAGAGCAGCGCACCATTTGAACAAAAATGCCAGGTTTTGggaaaaattaattgttttacaaaGAACTTTAGACACAGAGATGCCTAGATTTTGggagtattttaaaaatgttttaatgtctaCAAACTATTATTGAATTATGTCTCATTCTTTGTTTGAAATTCCTTCTTTTTGACAACTTTCGGGGCTGTTTTTGAAGCCATCGTGTATCTGACATTTGGGTTTCCAATCGATGCACATGtgatctgtttttatttaattaaatttgatttcttttatttttttaaccatgaACGCTTTCTTGAGGACTCATTACTTTGATAGAACTGATCAGGACGTAATCTTGCGATCTGGTGTACAGTGAAgcgttttcttttatttcattatcggtcctgttgttttatttaatttcctaTTTACATCAAAtctaatttatgttttaaattatgaGACAATGTTGTGTTTCACTGTTTTTGCTGAATGGAGGTAGACCATGAAGCAAGtcatttatgaataaattaagtcTTCTCATTCA
This genomic window from Carassius gibelio isolate Cgi1373 ecotype wild population from Czech Republic chromosome A6, carGib1.2-hapl.c, whole genome shotgun sequence contains:
- the LOC128015178 gene encoding transcription factor Sp7-like translates to MAASILEEETRYGSSPLAMLTATCNKFGNTSPIRDSATPGKAGSTVPVKKAYSMTSELQSPKNNVRGNEGIADSYSGSFSSAGGLLTPTGSPPPAPTGAYGSEYNPFSSFQTSSASQDPSLLGTKATADCLTSVNTYLDMTHPYGSWYKGIHPGITAAPANATSSWWDVHTNSNWLSAGQPQPESLQAPLQPVGPQTSLNPQMGSYTPDFTSLNPAPYSSVGLSSSSHLLQSSQHMLPQDMYKPKPVPSSGILDNSLGLKPVRGSPGYTGGSTTGRSSCDCPNCQELERLGASAASLRKKPVHSCHIPGCGKVYGKASHLKAHLRWHTGERPFVCNWLFCGKRFTRSDELERHVRTHTREKKFTCLLCNKRFTRSDHLSKHQKTHAEASLQGKAPEEETEPRGTEEPTDSGKVAPQGPAGGMQDPTAVGEEKNSTGNGVDSSSGLLEI